One genomic region from Thermogemmata fonticola encodes:
- a CDS encoding sugar phosphate isomerase/epimerase family protein: MFVLSAFADEISADPREQIAVLQKCRIRYVEFRSVYGTNCLALSDAQVREFKKMLEDAGIGVSAIGSPIGKVPIDAPFEEHLRKFERAIELCQMMGTRNIRIFSYYPPGNDPQFDPNRWPEYRQEVIRRMQVKAERAAQAGVVLFHENEHRIYGDSPDRVLDVLQSVNSPALRAAYDAANYAYCNYDPVEGWEKTKAYTAHLHIKDWKKGGHAAGHHYGVLAGHGDGCIAHSIRDAVVRNYHGYAVLEPHLRGGGPTGGITGPDLFPCAVEAFRLLLQRCGGQEG, encoded by the coding sequence ATGTTTGTACTCAGCGCTTTTGCGGATGAAATCTCGGCGGATCCGCGGGAACAGATCGCTGTGTTGCAGAAATGCCGCATCCGTTATGTGGAGTTCCGCTCAGTTTACGGGACCAATTGTCTGGCCTTGAGCGATGCGCAAGTCCGCGAATTCAAGAAGATGCTCGAAGATGCGGGGATTGGGGTGTCGGCCATCGGTTCGCCCATCGGCAAGGTACCCATCGATGCACCCTTCGAGGAACATCTGCGGAAGTTTGAGCGGGCCATCGAATTGTGCCAGATGATGGGCACGCGGAATATCCGCATTTTCAGTTACTATCCGCCAGGGAATGATCCCCAATTCGACCCGAACCGCTGGCCGGAATATCGGCAGGAGGTGATCCGGCGCATGCAGGTGAAGGCCGAGCGGGCGGCCCAAGCGGGTGTGGTGCTGTTCCACGAGAATGAACACCGCATCTATGGCGATTCACCCGATCGCGTGCTGGACGTGCTCCAGAGTGTCAACAGCCCGGCGTTGCGGGCGGCGTATGATGCGGCCAACTACGCCTACTGCAACTACGATCCGGTGGAAGGGTGGGAGAAGACGAAAGCCTACACAGCGCACCTGCATATCAAAGATTGGAAGAAGGGGGGCCACGCGGCGGGTCATCATTACGGGGTCCTAGCCGGGCATGGCGATGGCTGCATAGCTCATAGCATTCGGGATGCAGTGGTACGGAACTATCATGGGTATGCAGTTCTCGAGCCGCATCTGCGCGGCGGCGGGCCCACGGGAGGCATTACCGGACCGGACCTCTTCCCCTGTGCCGTTGAAGCCTTCCGCCTTCTTCTCCAGCGGTGCGGCGGACAGGAGGGTTGA